Proteins from a genomic interval of Thermoanaerobacterium sp. PSU-2:
- a CDS encoding cation transporter, which produces MMKEVKFTVEGLSCPDCSKKIEQALAAQKGVEEAKVIFTTGSIKVKFDDEVITLDDIKKVIKDFGYNI; this is translated from the coding sequence ATGATGAAAGAAGTAAAATTTACCGTTGAAGGGCTTAGCTGCCCTGATTGCAGCAAAAAAATTGAACAGGCTTTAGCCGCACAAAAAGGTGTTGAAGAAGCCAAAGTGATTTTTACAACAGGCTCTATTAAGGTGAAGTTTGACGATGAAGTCATAACACTTGACGATATAAAGAAGGTTATAAAAGATTTTGGATACAATATCTAA
- a CDS encoding Crp/Fnr family transcriptional regulator yields MECKYCAQVVHIFNELNDEELKVISDLTKECFYKKGDIILNEGDILEQIYIIHSGKIKIYKINSDGKEQILYILKDGDTFGENSIFKEQKSTFYAEAMENVSMCILSKNDFVNIISKNPAIAFKIMNYLNERIKSLELLLKDLTTEDVKKRLMSIIYRLAEKDGMKDINGIKLRLYLSREDLANLAGTTRETVSRKLRELEHDGLIEFLSNREILIKDIDDFKEI; encoded by the coding sequence ATGGAATGTAAATATTGTGCTCAGGTGGTACATATTTTTAATGAACTAAATGACGAAGAATTAAAAGTCATATCCGATCTGACAAAGGAATGTTTTTATAAAAAGGGAGACATCATACTGAATGAAGGTGACATCTTAGAACAAATATACATAATTCACAGTGGGAAGATAAAAATTTACAAGATAAATTCAGATGGCAAAGAACAGATATTGTATATTTTAAAAGATGGTGATACTTTTGGAGAAAATAGTATATTTAAAGAGCAAAAGTCCACATTTTACGCTGAAGCCATGGAAAATGTAAGTATGTGCATTTTGTCAAAAAATGACTTTGTGAATATAATATCAAAGAATCCGGCTATCGCCTTTAAAATCATGAATTATTTGAATGAAAGAATTAAAAGCCTTGAGTTGCTTCTTAAAGATCTGACCACAGAAGATGTTAAAAAGCGCCTTATGTCAATCATTTATAGGCTTGCCGAAAAAGATGGAATGAAAGATATAAACGGTATTAAACTAAGACTTTATTTAAGCAGAGAAGATCTGGCGAATTTAGCCGGTACCACCAGGGAGACTGTCAGCAGAAAATTAAGAGAATTAGAACATGATGGTTTAATAGAATTTTTGTCAAATAGGGAAATACTAATTAAAGATATTGATGATTTCAAAGAAATTTGA
- a CDS encoding TIGR01440 family protein, whose amino-acid sequence MDINEIKIETKEVIEELLDIADVKSGGLFVLGGSTSEVIGRKVGTSGSLDIAKAIVDPILESVKKRNLYLAVQGCEHLNRALLVEEEAMIKYNLDEVSVIPQVHAGGSLQTYSYSVFEKPVMVESLKGLGHAGLDIGLVLIGMHLRPVVVPVRLKHSKIGDATIVAAKTRPKLIGGERAIYKK is encoded by the coding sequence TTGGACATAAATGAAATAAAGATTGAGACGAAGGAAGTCATTGAAGAGCTTTTAGATATAGCCGATGTAAAAAGCGGTGGTCTTTTTGTACTAGGTGGCAGCACGAGTGAGGTCATAGGTAGAAAAGTTGGAACGTCTGGAAGCCTTGATATAGCGAAAGCAATTGTTGACCCGATATTGGAATCTGTAAAAAAGAGAAATTTGTATTTGGCTGTACAAGGATGCGAACATTTAAACAGGGCCCTTCTTGTGGAAGAAGAAGCTATGATAAAATACAATCTTGATGAAGTATCTGTGATCCCTCAAGTACATGCAGGAGGTTCATTGCAGACTTATTCTTACAGCGTATTTGAAAAACCAGTTATGGTGGAGAGCTTGAAAGGATTAGGACATGCGGGGCTTGACATAGGACTTGTATTAATTGGCATGCACTTAAGGCCTGTGGTTGTTCCAGTTAGGTTAAAGCACAGTAAAATAGGCGATGCTACGATAGTGGCTGCTAAGACGCGGCCTAAGTTAATCGGCGGAGAACGGGCAATATATAAAAAGTAA
- a CDS encoding Fe-Mn family superoxide dismutase, translating into MKRLIPKKYNLVLSGISQKALQEHYKLYEGYVSKTNEIWEKLTTSDREKANATYSEYRELKLEETYALNGVKLHELYFENLGGTGGPATGIIASMITCDFGSYENWLNDFKACALSSRGWTVLCFDPIDLKLHNYLQDLHNHGIISRSIPLLIIDTYEHAYFIDYGTDKKGYIDAFMNNVKWDEVNKRVYNWIDTKKI; encoded by the coding sequence TTGAAAAGGTTAATACCTAAAAAGTATAACTTGGTGTTAAGCGGCATATCGCAAAAGGCGTTGCAAGAGCATTATAAATTGTATGAAGGATACGTGTCGAAGACAAATGAAATTTGGGAGAAACTAACCACATCTGATAGAGAAAAAGCAAATGCAACATACAGTGAATACAGAGAACTTAAGTTGGAAGAAACGTATGCATTAAATGGCGTAAAACTTCACGAACTTTACTTTGAAAATCTTGGTGGAACTGGTGGTCCTGCAACAGGAATAATCGCATCTATGATAACATGCGATTTCGGTTCTTATGAAAACTGGCTTAACGACTTTAAAGCATGTGCACTATCGTCAAGGGGCTGGACAGTTCTTTGCTTTGACCCAATTGACTTAAAGCTTCACAATTATTTGCAGGATCTTCACAATCATGGCATCATTTCAAGGTCGATTCCACTTTTAATAATCGATACTTATGAACATGCATATTTCATAGATTATGGAACAGACAAAAAAGGATACATTGACGCTTTCATGAACAATGTCAAATGGGATGAAGTAAATAAACGTGTATACAATTGGATCGATACAAAGAAAATTTAG
- a CDS encoding 2-oxoacid:acceptor oxidoreductase family protein, producing MNRFEMRFAGTGGQGIILAGIILAEAALLDGKNSVETQSYGPEARGGASKSEVIISDDTIDYPKVQRPDILAAMSQKAYNMYKKDLKSDGIVIADNSVVVDDNAVNKVFSLPIIETAKNRVGSLFTANIVLLGVVAKLTNIVSRESLIKAIIQKVPKDTVKLNEKALEAGYSIADNVLIKI from the coding sequence ATAAATAGATTCGAGATGAGATTTGCAGGTACAGGAGGACAAGGAATAATTTTGGCAGGCATAATATTGGCAGAAGCTGCATTATTAGATGGAAAGAACAGTGTAGAGACGCAGTCGTATGGCCCTGAAGCAAGAGGTGGTGCAAGCAAGTCTGAGGTAATAATAAGCGATGATACTATAGATTACCCAAAAGTGCAAAGACCAGATATATTGGCAGCGATGTCTCAGAAAGCATACAATATGTACAAAAAAGATTTAAAAAGCGATGGAATTGTAATAGCCGATAATTCGGTTGTTGTAGATGATAATGCAGTAAATAAAGTTTTTTCACTTCCTATAATAGAAACTGCAAAAAACAGAGTGGGGAGCCTTTTTACGGCAAACATAGTTTTGCTTGGGGTTGTTGCTAAGCTGACCAATATCGTGTCAAGAGAATCGCTTATAAAGGCTATTATTCAAAAAGTCCCAAAAGACACAGTGAAATTAAATGAAAAGGCTCTTGAAGCAGGATATAGCATAGCTGACAATGTTTTGATTAAAATTTGA
- a CDS encoding 2-oxoacid:ferredoxin oxidoreductase subunit beta, whose product MASELIKKYYRTDTLPTIWCPGCGNGIITSAIVRAIDNLNLDRDKVCIVSGIGCSSRASGYLNFNTLHTTHGRALAFATGIKVANPSLTVIVITGDGDCAAIGGNHFIHACRRNIDLTTIMFNNSIYGMTGGQYSPSTPSMDKSTTTPYGNIDRNFDMCKLAMAAGATYVARSTSYHVQQLIKLIEKGIMHRGFSFIEAITMCPTYYGRKNKKGDGKEMLKWQKEHAVSVDNMKKFSKEELSDKFLIGEFLNIDEPEFTEKYDKMINSLKVNSDDK is encoded by the coding sequence ATGGCATCTGAACTCATTAAAAAATATTATAGGACCGATACATTGCCTACTATATGGTGTCCAGGATGTGGCAATGGAATAATAACATCAGCAATTGTAAGAGCAATTGACAATTTAAACTTAGATCGCGATAAAGTCTGTATTGTATCAGGCATTGGATGTTCATCGAGAGCTTCGGGATATCTTAATTTTAATACGCTTCATACTACACATGGTAGAGCATTGGCATTTGCTACTGGCATAAAGGTGGCTAATCCATCTCTCACAGTTATAGTCATTACTGGCGATGGAGATTGTGCTGCGATAGGTGGTAATCATTTCATCCACGCATGTAGGCGAAATATAGATTTGACTACCATAATGTTTAATAATAGCATTTATGGAATGACAGGTGGGCAGTATTCTCCATCTACACCATCTATGGATAAATCTACAACTACGCCTTATGGAAACATAGATAGAAATTTCGATATGTGTAAGCTTGCAATGGCCGCAGGAGCCACATATGTCGCCAGAAGCACTTCGTACCATGTGCAGCAATTAATCAAATTAATAGAAAAAGGAATTATGCATAGAGGTTTTTCATTTATTGAGGCGATTACCATGTGCCCTACGTATTATGGAAGAAAAAACAAGAAAGGCGATGGTAAAGAGATGTTAAAGTGGCAAAAAGAGCACGCTGTTTCAGTCGACAATATGAAAAAATTTTCCAAAGAAGAGCTTTCAGATAAATTCTTGATAGGAGAATTTTTAAACATAGATGAGCCGGAATTTACTGAAAAATATGATAAAATGATTAATTCATTGAAGGTGAATAGTGATGATAAATAG
- a CDS encoding 2-oxoacid:acceptor oxidoreductase subunit alpha encodes MMTVKLMQGNEAVVDAAIKAGLNFFAGYPITPSTEIAELCSEKLPLIGGKFIQMEDELSSMAAVIGASLAGAKAMTATSGPGFSLKQENIGFASMAEIPCVIVDVQRCGPSTGMPTMPSQGDVMQSRWGTHGDHPIIVMSPSSVKEAYEITIKAFNLTYKYRTPVILLLDEVIGHVRERIEIEDDPNVTNEKFNLPDVNEYIPYKNVLNGVSPFIPFGLGYKYHVTGLAHDEKGYPTNSTDVNERLMRRLLGKIENNRDDICVYDEKIRKDSDVLIVSYGSSARACKESMKMLGEAGINASFFKPITIWPFPEAHFKEISEKFKYIFVVEMNNGQLYLEIDRLVKGFGKVIKVNKFNGEYLTPQYIYEKVKESL; translated from the coding sequence ATGATGACGGTAAAATTGATGCAAGGAAATGAAGCAGTAGTAGATGCTGCTATAAAGGCAGGTTTAAATTTTTTTGCGGGTTATCCAATTACTCCCTCTACAGAAATCGCAGAACTTTGCTCAGAAAAGCTTCCGTTAATCGGTGGCAAGTTTATACAAATGGAAGATGAATTAAGCAGCATGGCTGCTGTCATTGGTGCATCGTTAGCAGGAGCAAAAGCCATGACAGCAACGTCAGGTCCTGGATTTTCGTTGAAACAGGAAAATATTGGGTTTGCGTCTATGGCGGAGATCCCATGTGTCATTGTCGATGTGCAGAGGTGCGGACCTAGCACAGGAATGCCAACAATGCCATCACAAGGCGATGTGATGCAGTCGAGATGGGGGACCCATGGAGACCATCCCATAATAGTCATGTCGCCTTCATCAGTAAAAGAGGCGTACGAAATAACGATTAAAGCATTTAATCTTACATATAAATACAGGACACCTGTTATTTTGTTGTTAGACGAAGTCATAGGCCATGTGAGGGAAAGAATCGAAATCGAGGACGACCCAAATGTCACAAATGAGAAATTTAATTTACCTGATGTAAATGAATATATACCTTATAAAAATGTATTAAATGGTGTTTCACCTTTTATACCATTTGGGTTGGGGTATAAATATCATGTGACAGGGCTTGCCCATGATGAAAAAGGATATCCTACAAATAGTACTGATGTAAACGAAAGATTAATGAGGAGGCTTTTAGGCAAGATTGAAAATAACAGGGATGATATCTGCGTTTACGATGAGAAAATAAGAAAAGATAGTGATGTGCTTATTGTATCTTACGGTTCTTCTGCAAGAGCGTGCAAGGAATCAATGAAAATGCTTGGCGAAGCAGGGATTAATGCATCTTTTTTTAAACCAATAACGATTTGGCCTTTTCCTGAAGCACATTTCAAAGAAATAAGTGAAAAATTCAAATATATTTTTGTAGTTGAAATGAATAATGGACAACTATATTTGGAGATCGACCGCTTAGTCAAAGGCTTTGGAAAAGTGATTAAAGTAAATAAATTTAATGGAGAATATCTAACGCCACAATATATATATGAAAAGGTAAAGGAGTCTTTATGA
- a CDS encoding 4Fe-4S binding protein, translating into MVKNKKICINESWCKGCGICVEFCPTNALTMKDNKVSLINPEKCTSCGLCELRCPDYAIYLEVIDDDGKIDARK; encoded by the coding sequence ATTGTGAAAAATAAAAAAATATGTATAAACGAAAGCTGGTGCAAAGGGTGCGGAATTTGCGTAGAATTTTGCCCTACAAATGCTTTAACCATGAAGGATAATAAAGTTTCACTAATTAATCCAGAAAAGTGTACATCCTGTGGCCTTTGTGAGCTAAGATGCCCAGATTATGCAATTTATTTAGAGGTGATAGATGATGACGGTAAAATTGATGCAAGGAAATGA
- a CDS encoding sodium ion-translocating decarboxylase subunit beta: MIILDIIKEMFKSTGLVHLTLGNAILIALGIAFISLSIAKKYEPYLLLPIGFGCIVANIPSTNLLLPNGLIGIFYLGVKKIIYPPLIFLGVGAMTDFGPMIANPSLVILGAFAHIGIFIALIGAKILGFSIHQSAAIGIIGGADGPMAIYVTQKLAPNLMAQISVAAYSYMALMPLIQPPIMKLLTTKEERKIIMKQPREVSKTEKIVFPIVITVLIDMLLPPIAPLITMMMLGNLLKESGVVDRLAKTASGELMNVITILLGISIGSTMKADTFLTIKTLEIIVLGLVAFMTGTAGGILGAKLLNKLSGGKINPLIGSAGIASVPIAARVSHYVAIKENPYNFLIMFAMGPNLAGVFGTAIAGGMMLTILGVH, encoded by the coding sequence ATGATTATTTTAGACATTATAAAGGAAATGTTTAAATCAACAGGTTTAGTTCATTTGACGTTAGGAAATGCAATATTGATAGCTTTAGGAATAGCTTTTATTTCTCTTTCTATTGCTAAGAAGTACGAGCCATATCTATTGCTTCCGATAGGGTTTGGATGCATTGTAGCAAACATACCATCTACTAATTTGCTTTTGCCAAATGGGCTTATTGGAATATTTTACCTTGGTGTTAAAAAGATCATATATCCGCCACTTATATTTTTAGGTGTCGGAGCCATGACTGACTTTGGACCAATGATTGCAAATCCCAGCCTTGTGATCCTGGGTGCATTTGCTCATATAGGAATTTTTATCGCATTGATAGGGGCGAAAATTTTAGGGTTTTCCATACATCAATCAGCGGCAATAGGAATAATAGGTGGGGCAGATGGGCCTATGGCAATTTACGTCACACAAAAACTTGCCCCTAATCTGATGGCACAAATATCTGTTGCAGCATATTCATATATGGCATTGATGCCGCTTATTCAACCGCCTATTATGAAGCTTTTAACTACAAAAGAAGAAAGAAAAATTATTATGAAACAACCGAGAGAAGTTTCGAAGACGGAAAAGATTGTTTTTCCTATTGTTATTACCGTATTGATAGATATGCTATTGCCGCCAATAGCACCGCTTATTACGATGATGATGCTGGGGAACTTATTAAAAGAGTCGGGTGTCGTGGATAGATTGGCTAAAACTGCCAGCGGAGAATTGATGAATGTCATAACAATACTATTAGGCATATCTATCGGTTCAACAATGAAAGCTGACACTTTTCTCACAATTAAGACTTTAGAAATAATAGTTTTAGGGCTTGTTGCGTTTATGACAGGAACGGCTGGAGGCATTTTAGGCGCAAAACTTTTAAATAAATTATCTGGAGGAAAGATAAATCCTCTAATAGGGTCGGCAGGTATTGCATCTGTACCAATAGCAGCTCGCGTTTCACACTATGTTGCTATTAAAGAAAATCCATATAATTTTTTAATCATGTTTGCCATGGGTCCTAACTTAGCAGGTGTTTTTGGCACTGCCATAGCAGGTGGAATGATGTTAACAATACTGGGAGTTCATTAA
- the mce gene encoding methylmalonyl-CoA epimerase, with protein sequence MIKKIDHIGIAVKSIEEASKFYEDVLGQKVVGIETLSSENLRTAFIKIGDIDIELLEATSSDSPVAKFIEKKGEGIQHIALEVDDIEASLEKLKSKGIRLIDEAPKTGAGGSKIAFVHPKSTNGVLLELCQR encoded by the coding sequence ATGATAAAAAAAATTGATCATATAGGTATAGCAGTAAAAAGCATAGAAGAGGCATCCAAGTTTTATGAGGACGTTTTAGGACAAAAAGTTGTTGGAATTGAAACTTTAAGTTCTGAAAATCTAAGGACCGCTTTTATAAAAATTGGAGATATTGATATAGAACTATTAGAGGCTACATCGTCTGATAGCCCTGTAGCAAAATTTATTGAGAAAAAAGGAGAAGGAATCCAGCATATAGCTTTGGAAGTGGATGATATTGAGGCGTCCTTAGAAAAATTAAAATCTAAAGGCATTAGATTAATTGATGAGGCACCTAAGACTGGTGCAGGAGGTTCAAAGATAGCGTTTGTACACCCTAAAAGCACTAACGGCGTGTTATTAGAGTTATGTCAGAGGTGA
- the meaB gene encoding methylmalonyl Co-A mutase-associated GTPase MeaB, whose translation MRDIDLEDLLLKKDKRAIAKAITMAENGDEKVYEIIKNLYNKAGKAYVIGITGPPGVGKSTLTNEIAKFLLKDNYSVGILAVDPTSFFSGGAILGDRVRMSDIALNKNVYMRSMGTRGKLGGLAKATRAAIHILDIVGMNYIIVETSGVGQSEIDIVKTSDTNVMVLSPGMGDDIQAIKSGIMEIGDIFVVNKSDREGADKTAAEINFMLDLNDKSDWRPPVLEVSALYGKGCSTLLSKIMEHRYYLEKTGGLEERRLKNLRWEVLEILMDNFMKALNEKISQESIKELINAEYAGLTNPYMIAEGIYKNLKGGFK comes from the coding sequence ATGAGAGATATAGATTTAGAAGATTTGCTATTAAAGAAAGACAAGAGAGCCATAGCCAAAGCTATAACTATGGCAGAAAATGGCGATGAAAAAGTCTATGAGATAATCAAAAATCTCTACAACAAGGCTGGAAAAGCTTATGTAATCGGTATAACCGGACCTCCAGGTGTAGGAAAAAGCACTCTTACAAATGAAATAGCAAAATTTCTTCTAAAAGATAATTATTCAGTTGGAATTCTTGCAGTAGATCCTACCAGCTTTTTCTCTGGTGGAGCTATACTTGGGGATAGGGTTAGAATGAGCGATATAGCGCTTAATAAAAATGTATATATGAGGAGCATGGGAACGAGAGGCAAGCTTGGTGGATTGGCGAAAGCAACAAGAGCAGCAATTCACATATTGGATATTGTCGGTATGAATTATATTATTGTGGAGACATCTGGAGTGGGTCAATCAGAAATTGACATCGTGAAAACTTCAGATACAAATGTGATGGTTTTATCTCCAGGTATGGGTGATGATATACAAGCTATTAAATCTGGGATAATGGAGATTGGCGATATATTTGTAGTCAATAAATCAGATAGAGAAGGAGCCGATAAAACGGCAGCAGAAATTAATTTCATGCTCGATTTAAATGATAAATCCGATTGGAGACCGCCTGTATTAGAGGTTTCTGCATTGTATGGCAAAGGTTGTAGTACGCTTCTTTCTAAAATAATGGAGCATCGATATTATCTCGAAAAAACAGGTGGTCTTGAAGAAAGGCGGCTTAAAAATTTAAGATGGGAAGTTTTAGAGATATTAATGGACAATTTTATGAAAGCTTTAAACGAGAAAATAAGTCAGGAAAGCATCAAAGAATTGATTAATGCGGAATATGCTGGATTGACAAATCCATACATGATCGCAGAAGGTATATACAAAAATCTCAAGGGGGGCTTCAAATGA
- a CDS encoding cobalamin B12-binding domain-containing protein: MKRPIRVLVAKPGLDGHDRGAKVIARAFKDAGMEVIYTGLRQTPEQIVEAAIQEDVDVIALSILSGAHNTLFPKIMNLLKDRGVEEIMVIAGGIIPDEDIPFLKSLGIKEIFTPGTPTSKAVEYIMKNVKVQ; encoded by the coding sequence ATGAAAAGGCCAATTAGAGTTCTAGTGGCTAAGCCAGGTCTTGATGGACATGACAGAGGTGCAAAAGTGATTGCAAGGGCATTTAAAGATGCTGGCATGGAAGTCATATATACAGGATTGAGGCAGACACCCGAACAGATTGTAGAAGCAGCAATTCAAGAAGATGTTGATGTCATCGCATTAAGCATTTTATCTGGTGCTCACAACACATTGTTTCCTAAAATAATGAATTTGCTAAAGGATAGGGGAGTAGAGGAAATTATGGTAATTGCTGGCGGCATAATTCCTGATGAGGACATACCATTTCTAAAGTCTTTAGGTATAAAGGAAATATTTACACCAGGCACACCAACATCAAAGGCTGTTGAATATATTATGAAAAATGTAAAAGTCCAATAA
- a CDS encoding methylmalonyl-CoA mutase family protein has product MKDEEYIDKIKEESNKWLYQCANKAKEKYPVRKEKFMTSSGVEIKSIYTPDDVVDLDYLNDLGFPGQYPFTRGVQPTMYRGRFWTMRQYAGFGNAEESNARYKYLLSQGQTGLSIAFDLPTQIGYDSDHPMAEGEVGKVGVAVDSLLDMEILFDGIPLDRVSTSMTINAPAAVLLAMYIAVAEKQGVSLDKLEGTIQNDILKEYIARGTYIFPIEPSLRITTDIFKYCSKYIPKWNTISISGYHIREAGATAVQEVAFTLANGIEYVNAALKAGLDVDDFAPRLSFFFSAHNDLLEEVAKFRAARRMWARIMKERFNAKNPKSMMLRFHTQTGGSTLTAQQPDNNIVRVALQALAAVLGGTQSLHTNSRDEALALPSEDSVKIALRTQQIIAYESGVCDTPDPLAGSYYVEYLTNQIEEKALQYIKKIDELGGAACAIKSGFIQKEIQDSAYRYQKEIEKGERIIVGLNKFKTEEKYYGNLLKVDPQVGEMQKERLKKLRAERDNEEVKRRLSDLKEAACSQENIMPQIIDAVRAYATLGEICDVLRSVFGEYRENIVL; this is encoded by the coding sequence ATGAAAGATGAAGAGTATATCGATAAGATAAAAGAGGAAAGCAACAAATGGTTATACCAATGTGCCAACAAAGCCAAAGAAAAATATCCAGTACGAAAAGAGAAGTTTATGACTTCATCAGGTGTAGAAATAAAAAGCATATATACGCCTGATGATGTAGTTGATTTGGACTATTTAAATGATTTAGGCTTTCCGGGCCAATATCCATTTACGCGTGGTGTTCAGCCAACCATGTACCGAGGAAGGTTCTGGACTATGAGGCAGTATGCTGGATTTGGTAATGCTGAGGAATCAAATGCAAGGTATAAATACTTACTTTCGCAGGGACAGACAGGGTTAAGCATAGCATTCGATTTACCAACACAGATAGGATATGATTCGGATCATCCGATGGCTGAAGGTGAAGTAGGGAAAGTTGGTGTTGCTGTAGATTCTCTTTTAGATATGGAAATTTTGTTTGATGGGATACCTCTCGATAGAGTCAGTACATCCATGACGATAAATGCCCCTGCAGCAGTTCTTTTAGCAATGTACATCGCTGTCGCAGAAAAGCAAGGAGTTTCTTTAGACAAATTGGAAGGAACTATTCAAAACGACATATTGAAAGAATACATTGCTCGTGGAACATACATTTTTCCAATTGAACCTTCATTAAGGATTACAACAGACATATTCAAATATTGTTCCAAATACATTCCAAAGTGGAACACGATAAGCATAAGTGGTTATCACATAAGGGAAGCTGGAGCTACAGCTGTGCAAGAGGTAGCTTTTACATTGGCAAACGGGATAGAATACGTAAATGCCGCATTAAAAGCGGGACTTGATGTTGATGACTTTGCACCGAGGCTTTCATTTTTCTTTAGCGCTCACAATGATTTATTAGAAGAGGTGGCGAAATTCAGAGCTGCCAGAAGGATGTGGGCAAGGATAATGAAAGAAAGATTCAATGCTAAAAATCCAAAATCAATGATGCTTAGATTTCATACACAGACTGGCGGTTCTACGTTAACTGCTCAGCAACCTGATAATAATATTGTAAGAGTTGCGCTGCAGGCATTGGCTGCAGTGTTAGGAGGAACTCAATCACTTCACACGAATAGCCGCGATGAAGCATTGGCGCTGCCATCAGAAGATTCGGTGAAGATTGCATTAAGGACTCAGCAGATAATAGCATACGAAAGCGGCGTATGTGATACACCTGATCCGCTGGCAGGCAGTTACTACGTAGAGTATTTAACGAATCAAATAGAGGAGAAAGCCTTACAATACATAAAAAAAATTGATGAACTTGGCGGTGCTGCCTGTGCAATAAAGAGTGGATTTATTCAAAAGGAAATACAAGATAGCGCGTACAGGTATCAAAAAGAGATTGAAAAAGGTGAGAGGATTATAGTAGGCTTGAACAAGTTTAAAACTGAAGAAAAATACTATGGCAACTTGCTTAAAGTTGATCCTCAAGTTGGGGAGATGCAAAAAGAAAGGCTAAAAAAACTTAGGGCTGAAAGAGATAATGAAGAAGTAAAGAGAAGATTATCAGACCTTAAAGAGGCGGCTTGTAGTCAAGAAAACATTATGCCTCAAATAATAGATGCAGTTAGAGCGTATGCAACACTTGGCGAGATATGCGATGTGTTACGATCTGTGTTTGGAGAATACAGAGAGAACATAGTCTTATGA